Proteins from a genomic interval of Arvicanthis niloticus isolate mArvNil1 chromosome 26, mArvNil1.pat.X, whole genome shotgun sequence:
- the LOC143438833 gene encoding olfactory receptor 8G50-like: MENQIFSSSYFSFTYTFQKTMEEVNQTSVAEFILAGLTENPELQLPLFFIFLAVYSFTVVGNLGMIILILISFQLHTPMYYLLSSLSFIDCCQSTVIIPKMLLNFVTEKNVIPYPECIAQFYFFCAFVVAECYMLAAVAYDRYVAISNPLLYNVTMSYQVCLLMVAVVYGVGLVVATAHIVFLLRMFFCKANKINHYFCDLFPLLELSCSSTFINEVLALSLSTFNIIVPAVIIVSSYIFIIVSILYIQSSGGRVKAFSTCSSHIMAVAVFFGSTAFMYLQPSSVSSMDQGKVSSVFYTIVVPMLNPMIYSLRNKDVKVALKKLLQTI; the protein is encoded by the coding sequence ATGGAAAAtcaaattttttcttcttcatactTTTCTTTTACATATACTTTCCAGAAGACCATGGAAGAAGTAAATCAGACCTCAGTGGCTGAGTTCATCCTCGCTGGTTTAACAGAGAATCCAGAGCTCCAACTGCCTCTATTCTTTATCTTCCTAGCAGTCTATTCATTTACAGTTGTTGGAAACCTAGGTATGATCATCTTGATTCTGATTAGTTTTCAGCTACACACACCCATGTATTATTTACTCAGCAGTCTGTCCTTTATTGACTGCTGTCAGTCCACTGTCATTATTCCAAAAATGCTGTTGAACTTTGTGACAGAGAAGAATGTCATCCCATATCCAGAATGCATAGCTCAGTTCTATTTCTTCTGTGCTTTTGTTGTTGCAGAATGTTACATGTTGGCTGCAGTGGCATATGACCGTTATGTGGCTATATCTAACCCTTTGCTTTACAATGTAACCATGTCCTATCAAGTCTGTTTGTTGATGGTAGCTGTGGTATATGGTGTTGGCTTAGTTGTTGCTACAGCTCACATTGTATTCCTGCTAAGAATGTTTTTCTGTAAGGCTAATAAAATTAACCACTACTTTTGTGATCTTTTCCCATTACTTGAGCTCTCTTGCTCTAGTACATTTATCAACGAAGTATTAGCACTCTCCTTAAGTACATTTAATATTATTGTACCAGCCGTTATCATTGTTAGCTCTTACATCTTCATCATTGTCAGCATCCTGTACATTCAATCCTCTGGGGGCAGAGTCAAGGCCTTCAGCACCTGCAGCTCCCACATCAtggctgttgctgtcttctttggTTCTACAGCATTCATGTACCTACAGCCATCTTCAGTCAGCTCCATGGACCAAGGAAAAGTGTCATCTGTGTTTTATACCATTGTTGTGCCTATGTTGAATCCCATGATCTACAGCCTGAGAAACAAAGATGTCAAAGTTGCCCTAAAAAAGTTACTACAAACGATATAA
- the LOC143438834 gene encoding olfactory receptor 8G50-like yields MEEVNQTSVAEFILAGLTENPELQLPLFLIFLAVYSFTVVGNLGMIILILFSFQLHTPMYYLLSSLSFIDCCQSTVIIPKMLLNFVTEKNVIPYPECIAQFYFFCAFVVAECHMLAAMAYDRYVAISNPLLYYVNMSYQVCLLMVAVVFGVALISATAHTIFLLRVFFCKANKINHYFCDLFPLLELSCSSTFINEVLALSLSAFNIIVPAVIIVSSYIFIIVSILHIQSSGGRVKAFSTCSSHIVAVAVFFGSTAFMYLQPSSVSSMDQGKVSSVFYTIVVPMLNPMIYSLRNKDVKVALKKLLQKI; encoded by the coding sequence ATGGAAGAAGTAAATCAGACCTCAGTGGCTGAGTTCATCCTCGCTGGTTTAACAGAAAATCCAGAGCTCCAACTGCCTCTATTCCTTATCTTCCTAGCAGTCTATTCATTTACAGTTGTTGGAAACCTAGGTATGATCATCTTGATTCTGTTTAGTTTTCAGTTACATACACCCATGTATTATTTACTCAGCAGTCTGTCCTTTATTGACTGCTGTCAGTCCACTGTCATTATTCCAAAAATGCTGTTGAACTTTGTGACAGAGAAGAATGTCATTCCATATCCAGAATGCATAGCTCAGTTCTATTTCTTCTGTGCTTTTGTTGTTGCAGAATGTCACATGTTAGCTGCAATGGCATATGACCGTTATGTGGCTATATCTAACCCTTTGCTTTACTATGTAAACATGTCCTATCAAGTCTGTTTATTGATGGTAGCTGTGGTGTTTGGTGTTGCTTTAATCAGTGCTACAGCTCACACTATATTTCTGCTAAGAGTGTTTTTCTGTAAGGCTAATAAAATTAACCACTACTTTTGTGATCTTTTCCCATTACTTGAGCTCTCTTGCTCTAGTACATTTATCAATGAAGTATTAGCACTCTCCTTAAGTGCATTTAATATTATTGTACCAGCCGTTATCATTGTTAGTTCTTACATCTTCATCATTGTCAGCATCCTGCACATTCAGTCCTCTGGGGGCAGAGTCAAGGCCTTCAGTACCTGCAGCTCCCACATCGtggctgttgctgtcttctttggTTCTACAGCATTCATGTACCTACAGCCATCTTCAGTCAGCTCCATGGACCAAGGAAAAGTGTCATCTGTGTTTTATACCATTGTTGTGCCTATGTTGAATCCCATGATTTACAGCCTAAGAAATAAAGATGTCAAAGTTGCCCTTAAAAAGTTACTACAAAAGATATAA